One segment of Vibrio mimicus DNA contains the following:
- the thiB gene encoding thiamine ABC transporter substrate binding subunit → MKFQLTAVALATLCVASAASAAQTLTVYTYDSFAADWGPAPAIEKAFEAQCGCDLQFVALDDGVSILNRLRLEGSNSKADVVLGLDNNLIEEAKQTGLLVTHSVDTSKVTLPNGWSDNTFVPYDYGYFAFVYNKEKLANPPTSLKELVEKRDDLKVIYQDPRTSTPGQGLLLWMKSVYGDQAPQAWKQLASKTVTVTKGWSEAYSMFLGGEADLVLSYTTSPAYHLIAENDARFATANFSEGHYLQVEVAAKVKSTKNDELADKFLQFILSNEFQGVIPTGNWMYPVTAVELPKGFDTLAVPTQSLSFSAQEVAQMRKPWIREWQQALSF, encoded by the coding sequence TTGAAATTTCAACTGACTGCGGTTGCGTTAGCAACCCTATGTGTTGCTTCAGCAGCCTCTGCTGCGCAAACCCTCACCGTTTACACTTACGATTCTTTTGCCGCCGATTGGGGGCCAGCACCTGCGATTGAAAAAGCGTTTGAAGCGCAATGCGGCTGCGATCTGCAGTTTGTCGCTTTGGATGATGGCGTGTCGATTCTCAATCGTCTGCGTTTAGAAGGCAGCAACAGCAAAGCGGATGTGGTGCTAGGGCTGGATAACAACCTTATCGAAGAAGCCAAGCAAACCGGATTATTGGTGACCCACAGTGTGGATACCAGCAAGGTGACTCTGCCCAACGGTTGGAGTGACAACACGTTTGTACCATACGACTATGGCTATTTCGCTTTCGTCTATAACAAAGAGAAGCTGGCTAACCCGCCAACCAGCTTGAAAGAGCTGGTGGAAAAACGTGATGATCTGAAAGTGATCTACCAAGACCCGCGCACTTCAACGCCGGGACAAGGTTTACTGCTGTGGATGAAATCTGTCTATGGCGACCAAGCGCCACAAGCGTGGAAGCAGCTGGCGAGCAAAACGGTCACCGTGACCAAAGGTTGGTCAGAAGCTTACTCGATGTTTCTCGGTGGAGAGGCGGATCTGGTGCTCTCGTACACCACTTCGCCGGCCTATCACTTGATTGCGGAAAATGATGCACGTTTTGCCACTGCGAATTTCAGCGAAGGGCATTACCTGCAAGTTGAAGTCGCCGCCAAAGTCAAAAGCACTAAAAATGACGAGCTGGCGGACAAGTTCCTGCAATTTATCCTGAGTAATGAGTTCCAAGGCGTAATCCCAACGGGTAACTGGATGTATCCAGTGACGGCGGTTGAACTGCCCAAAGGGTTTGATACTTTGGCGGTACCCACACAATCTCTTTCCTTCAGCGCACAGGAAGTCGCGCAAATGCGTAAGCCATGGATTCGTGAGTGGCAGCAAGCGCTGAGCTTTTAA
- the thiP gene encoding thiamine/thiamine pyrophosphate ABC transporter permease ThiP — translation MNRTPQLGFWVAAGVATFVLAALAALLWQAPPLNLNLIWQDAYYRHVTQFSFYQAFWSTVLSVGLAIPVAHALSQRRFPGRDLLLKLFAMTLVLPVLVAIFGLIAIYGNSGWLAKILQSFGLSLPFSIYGLNGILLAHVLFNLPYASRLLLQSLEAIPSEQHKLCAHLGMSRWQKFKWVEWPRLRQQLPHVAGLVFMLCFTSFATVMALGGGPKATTIELAIYQAIKFDFDLQIGALLAIWQMLLCTLLTFTLQRFSHSRPMNSAASKVAERWIRDSWLAKLWDSSWIIAVCALVLPPLLMVVLAGLNSKLGKVLSSGDFWSAVSHSLQVATLASSLALVSGVAMLLTSRALRLKAANRRANGVEWIATLILVTPGLVVSTGLFLLLRNITDVFSFAYWIVVAVNALMALPYVVKTLSQPMWHLAQQYELLCASLGMSGWRRFRLVEWRALRKPISHAFAIGFLLSMGDLSAIALFGSQDFRTLPLYLYQLLGSYQMDTAAVVALAILIMSVGWFYVIERLFTQRLFAQHR, via the coding sequence TTGAATCGAACTCCTCAATTAGGCTTCTGGGTCGCGGCTGGTGTCGCGACCTTTGTCCTCGCGGCATTAGCGGCGCTGCTCTGGCAAGCGCCACCGCTCAATCTGAATCTTATCTGGCAAGATGCTTATTATCGGCATGTCACTCAGTTCAGCTTTTATCAAGCCTTCTGGTCCACCGTGCTCAGTGTGGGGTTGGCAATTCCGGTTGCTCATGCCCTCAGTCAGCGCCGTTTTCCCGGTCGTGATTTACTACTGAAACTTTTCGCGATGACGCTGGTTTTGCCCGTATTGGTGGCGATTTTTGGCTTAATCGCGATTTACGGTAATAGTGGTTGGTTGGCCAAAATACTCCAAAGTTTTGGGCTTTCTCTGCCGTTTTCGATTTATGGTTTAAACGGTATTTTGCTCGCCCATGTGCTGTTTAACTTGCCTTATGCCAGCCGCTTGCTGCTGCAAAGTTTAGAAGCGATCCCCAGTGAGCAGCACAAGCTGTGTGCCCATCTCGGCATGAGTCGCTGGCAAAAGTTTAAGTGGGTGGAATGGCCGCGTTTGCGTCAGCAGCTGCCGCACGTTGCGGGCTTAGTGTTTATGCTTTGTTTTACTAGTTTTGCAACCGTGATGGCGCTCGGTGGTGGGCCTAAAGCGACCACGATTGAGCTCGCTATCTACCAGGCGATCAAATTCGATTTCGATCTGCAAATTGGCGCGTTATTGGCGATTTGGCAGATGTTGCTGTGTACCTTACTGACTTTTACCCTGCAGCGTTTTTCGCATTCACGCCCCATGAACAGTGCCGCGAGCAAGGTGGCTGAACGTTGGATACGTGATTCATGGCTTGCCAAGTTGTGGGATAGCAGTTGGATTATTGCGGTGTGTGCGTTGGTCTTGCCGCCATTGTTGATGGTGGTACTGGCTGGGCTGAACTCAAAACTAGGCAAGGTACTGAGTAGTGGTGATTTTTGGTCGGCAGTGAGTCATTCTTTGCAAGTGGCGACCTTAGCCAGCAGCTTGGCACTGGTCAGCGGGGTGGCTATGTTACTGACCAGCCGAGCACTACGTTTGAAAGCGGCAAATCGACGAGCCAATGGCGTGGAGTGGATCGCGACTTTAATTCTGGTGACGCCAGGATTGGTGGTGAGTACCGGACTCTTTTTACTGCTGCGCAATATCACCGATGTGTTTAGTTTCGCTTACTGGATCGTGGTGGCGGTGAACGCATTAATGGCGCTGCCTTATGTGGTGAAAACTTTGAGCCAGCCGATGTGGCATTTGGCACAGCAGTATGAATTGCTGTGTGCCAGTTTAGGGATGTCAGGTTGGCGTAGATTTCGATTGGTTGAGTGGCGAGCGCTGCGTAAGCCGATCTCTCATGCGTTTGCGATTGGTTTTCTGCTCTCGATGGGGGATTTAAGTGCGATTGCTCTGTTTGGTAGCCAAGATTTTCGCACTCTGCCGCTGTATCTCTATCAGCTGCTGGGTAGTTACCAGATGGATACCGCCGCCGTGGTTGCGTTAGCCATTTTGATCATGAGTGTGGGTTGGTTTTATGTGATTGAGCGGCTGTTTACCCAACGCCTGTTTGCCCAACACCGATGA
- a CDS encoding flavin prenyltransferase UbiX, whose product MNNNRTITLAWTGASGAPYGLRLLQCLLAADYRVYLLISSAARVVLATEHGLKLPANPEAAQAVLVEHLGCASDKLMVCGKEDWFSPVASGSAAPKQMVVCPCSAGSVAAIAHGMSDNLIERAADVVLKERGQLLLVVRETPFSTLHLENMLKLSHMGVTIMPAAPGFYHQPQSIDDLVDFMVARILEHLGIEQALVPRWGYDQRARGE is encoded by the coding sequence ATGAACAACAATCGAACCATTACACTGGCTTGGACTGGCGCTTCCGGAGCGCCCTATGGGCTGCGGTTATTGCAATGCCTGCTGGCGGCGGATTATCGGGTTTACCTACTGATCTCTTCGGCGGCGCGAGTGGTGTTGGCGACAGAACATGGCTTGAAACTGCCCGCCAACCCCGAGGCGGCGCAAGCGGTGTTAGTAGAACATCTGGGCTGCGCCAGTGATAAGTTGATGGTGTGCGGAAAAGAGGATTGGTTTTCGCCTGTGGCGTCAGGTTCTGCTGCCCCCAAGCAGATGGTGGTGTGTCCATGCTCGGCAGGCAGTGTGGCGGCGATTGCGCATGGCATGTCAGATAATCTGATTGAACGCGCCGCTGATGTGGTGCTGAAGGAGCGTGGACAACTGCTGCTGGTGGTGCGTGAAACGCCATTCTCCACTTTGCACTTAGAAAATATGCTTAAGCTCTCGCACATGGGCGTGACTATCATGCCTGCTGCGCCGGGTTTTTATCATCAGCCACAATCGATTGACGATCTGGTCGATTTTATGGTGGCGCGCATTCTCGAGCATCTTGGGATCGAACAAGCACTCGTGCCGCGTTGGGGCTATGATCAACGCGCGCGCGGCGAGTAA